From one Candidatus Zixiibacteriota bacterium genomic stretch:
- a CDS encoding class I SAM-dependent methyltransferase — protein MSDWFETMEEHLWLLPDEKGEEEARFIKKALRLRKGQAVLDAPCGAGRIAFHLACQGCAVTGVDLRPQFVNRARRRFRTAGLQGRFKVMDLRRLEFEQEFDGAFNWGGSFGYFSDEENLELVRRYARALKPGGRLLVDQVNREYILRHFIPEQRRGEVIIRNYWYRDTQRIISRRIINGHNDPKNMSSMRVYTRRETEQLFEQAGLVIEALYGSFKGEQFCRSSPHMIAVGRKP, from the coding sequence ATGTCAGACTGGTTTGAGACGATGGAGGAGCACCTCTGGCTCCTTCCGGATGAAAAGGGAGAAGAAGAGGCTCGATTCATCAAGAAGGCATTGCGATTGCGCAAGGGGCAGGCAGTGCTGGACGCCCCGTGCGGTGCCGGGCGCATTGCTTTTCACTTAGCTTGCCAGGGTTGTGCTGTCACAGGTGTGGACCTGCGCCCTCAGTTTGTGAATCGTGCGCGGCGCAGATTTCGCACGGCAGGATTACAGGGCAGATTCAAGGTTATGGACTTACGCAGACTGGAGTTCGAGCAGGAGTTTGACGGGGCATTCAACTGGGGAGGTAGTTTCGGTTACTTTTCAGATGAGGAAAACTTGGAACTCGTCCGGCGTTACGCTCGTGCGCTTAAGCCTGGTGGCAGATTGCTGGTCGATCAGGTCAACCGCGAATATATCCTGAGGCATTTTATCCCGGAGCAACGCCGCGGTGAGGTGATTATTCGGAATTACTGGTACAGGGATACCCAGCGGATTATCTCCCGCAGGATCATCAACGGGCACAATGACCCGAAGAATATGTCTTCAATGCGGGTCTACACCCGTAGGGAGACAGAGCAGTTGTTTGAGCAAGCCGGTTTGGTGATAGAAGCCTTGTATGGGTCTTTCAAAGGGGAGCAGTTTTGCCGGTCAAGTCCGCACATGATTGCTGTGGGCAGAAAACCATAA
- a CDS encoding nucleotidyltransferase domain-containing protein: MEKKQYELCLEILRRFHKAKILNDFVLIGSWCVFFYKDYFSSVSYINHATLKTRDMDFLISKPDKIKQTIDIPALLKDLGFVTGFRGPRGYIKLDHPDLIVEFLVPARGKGSDKPYSVPKLGINAEALRFLDFLSENTIRVKVEDFYLNLPHPANFALHKLIVSQRRDKEDKAIKDRNIAIEILRALINKEEENIIEKVFKSLPGKWQKKVIRGLEEINEKEISGIFKK; this comes from the coding sequence GTGGAAAAGAAGCAGTATGAGCTGTGCCTTGAGATTTTAAGGAGGTTCCATAAAGCGAAAATCTTAAATGATTTTGTGCTGATTGGTAGCTGGTGTGTATTTTTTTATAAAGATTATTTTTCCTCTGTTTCCTATATCAATCATGCTACTCTAAAAACAAGAGATATGGATTTTCTTATAAGCAAGCCTGATAAGATAAAGCAGACAATAGATATACCTGCCCTGCTTAAAGACCTGGGGTTTGTTACAGGTTTTCGTGGACCAAGGGGCTACATAAAACTTGACCATCCAGACCTTATAGTTGAGTTCTTAGTTCCGGCGAGAGGCAAAGGTTCAGATAAGCCATATTCTGTGCCTAAGTTAGGTATAAACGCTGAAGCGTTAAGGTTTCTTGATTTTCTATCAGAGAATACTATAAGAGTGAAGGTTGAAGATTTCTATTTGAACTTACCCCATCCTGCCAATTTTGCCTTACATAAGTTAATAGTTTCCCAGCGAAGAGACAAAGAAGATAAGGCCATAAAAGACAGAAACATTGCTATTGAGATTTTAAGGGCTTTAATCAATAAAGAAGAAGAAAATATTATTGAGAAGGTTTTTAAATCACTACCTGGAAAATGGCAAAAGAAGGTCATTCGAGGCTTAGAAGAGATAAATGAAAAAGAGATTTCGGGTATTTTTAAGAAATAG